The Xiphophorus maculatus strain JP 163 A chromosome 7, X_maculatus-5.0-male, whole genome shotgun sequence region CCGAGGGACtgatggaggaggtggaggaaaggCAGAGAGAGGTGGAGAAACTGAGGGTGGAGGTGGCAAAGGGAGAGACTGAGATCAGCTTTACGATGGAGAGACTGCAGAGAGTAGAGGCAGAGAAGGAGAACCTGGAGGAGCAAGCGAAGAGGAAAGAGGTCAATCTAGAAGAAAAGGAGGTGaagagaagagaggaggagaacCAGAGGGATTTAGAGACAGAGGCACTGTGCGAACGGATCGAGAAGCTGGAAacggaaaagaaaacaatggagGAAGAGCTCTGTCAGCTGaggagtgaggaggaggagaggcggAGAGAGAGAGTTGTAGCGGATGAGGAAATCAGCAGGCTGAGAAAAGAAATCTCCTTTTTACAGGAGGATGAGAGGAGACAGAGGGAGAAACAGcagaaggagctggaggagcagctgaaagAGAAAGTAGGGGAGGTGGAGCTCCTGAAGGTGAGGCTGAACGTGGCTCAGGAGGAGTATGAAGAAAtgaaggaggaggtggagaggaGGGAGCGCGGCCTAGAGCGACAGATCAGTGCTGTCAGGGACcgagaggaggaggtggaggagctgaaggagaGCCTGAGGCTGACTGAGGAGCAGAAGGAAGAAGTAGAACGGGAACGGCAGGCAGTCTGTCACAAACTAAAGCAGAAGGAGGCGCGggaggagcagctggaggcTCTGCTGACAGACACTCAAGCGCTCCTCGAGAAGGAGAAacaagaaagaggagaaaaagagaaaacaataaccTCCTTGGGcaaggagctgcaggaggctCAGGCTGAGAGAGAGGGAGCAAATAAGAGGgtcagagagaaggaggaggtcTGTGAGCAGCTTCAGGAGGAGGTCAGGATGTGGGAGCAGACAGGAGAGCACAGTGATAAGGAGGTGAAAAAGCTCCATAAAATCAATAAGGAGCTACAAAAGACAGTGCAGAAACTAACGGTCATGctagaggagagagaggaggagttGAAGGAGAAGGGAAATATGAGggtgaaagaggagaaaaagctCAACAAGGTCATGAAAGAGCGACAAGAGGAGGTGCAACAGCTAAAGGCTGCtctggaggagaaggaggaggaggttaGGGAGTGGAAGGAGAAGGCAGACCTGAGCgggaaggaggagaaaaaactcACCAAGATAGTTAAGGAGAGAGCAGAGGAGGTGAAGCAGCTAAGGGCCACActggaggaggtgaaggagctgAAGGAGAGCCTGAGGCAGACTGAGaagcagaaggaggaagaagaaagggAGCGGCAGGCGGTCTGTCACAAACTGAAACAGAAGGAGGTGCAGGAGGAGCAGCTGGGGGCTCTGCTGAAAGAAACTCAGGCGCTCCTGGAGaaggagaaaggagaaaaagagaaaatgatctCCTCCCACAGCAAGGAGCTGAAGGAGGCTCAGGCCAAGAAAGAGGGAGCGAATGAGAAGgtcagagagaaggagaaggcCTGCGagaggctgcaggaggagctgagGAGGTGGCAGCAGACAGCAGAGCAAAGTGATAAAGAGGTGAAAAAGCTCCAGAAGGCCATTAAGGAGCTACAAGAGGTGGTGCAGAAGCTGACAGTCACGCTAGAGGAGCGAGAGGAGGAGTGGAAGGAGAAGGCAGAGGTGAGCGCCATGGATGAGAGAATGCTCCACAGGGTCATCAAGGAGCAACAAGAGGAGGTGCAGCAGATGAAGGCAGCGCTGGAGGAGAAGGATGAGGAGGTGAGGGAGTGGAAGGAGAAGGCAGATATGAGTgtaaaggaggagaaaaaaatcaacaaagttGTTAAAGATAGAGTAGAGGAGGTGAAGCAGCTGAGGGCAACACTGGAGGAGAAGGAAAAGGAGGTGAGAGAGGGGGAGAGGTGCAGAAGGAttgaggaggagaagaggaggaggactgaGGAGAAGGTGAGGGAGGTGGAGCAGGAACTGGAAGCAAAGGAGAAGGAGGCAAAGGAGCAAGAAGGGAAGCTAAAAGAAATGGAGGAACAGAGCAATGTTCTGAGAATGAAAGAGGAGAAACTGAAAAGACTGGAAGAGGAACTGAGGGAGGTGAAAGAGGAGCAAAAGGCACAACAGGAAGTTGAGGAAGAGCTTCATCtgaaggaggagaggagaagatCCAGACTGAGAGAgttggaggaggagaaggcagGACTGCTGGTGGAGCTACAGAGTAAGGAGATGGAGGTGACAGGTCTTACAGAGGAGTTGCAgaggaagacagaggagctATCTGAGCTCAGAGAGGAGCAAatagagaaggaggaggagctgagatCAAGAGAGGAGGAGCTGATAAGTAGCAAAAGGGAGGTGTCTGCACTGAGAGACGAGATGAATAAGGAGCAACGAGCAAATCAGGAGAAATTGAGGACGTTTGAGGAGGAGGTGACAGTTCTCAGAGAGAAAGTGATTAAAGAaaggaaggagaaggaggagaagcaggagaAGCTCCGAAAATATGAGAAGGAGGTGTCTGAACTCAAAGTGGAGCTTCTGAAGGAACTCCAGGAGGGGGAGAAAATCCGAGATGaactgatgaagaggaaggaggaggtggaggaagaggtCAGGAGGACCAAGGATGCATTAAAAGTCATCACTGAGGAGGTGAAAAAAGAGAAGGAGCAGATGAAAGAGAAATTAACAAGGACAGAGATGGAGGTGGGGACTGTAAAGGAGGCCCACAGGAGGCGTGAAAAGGAGGTGTTGCTGCTCAAAGAGGAACTCCAGAAGCAGCAGAAGGTGAAGCTGGAGACTCAAGAGAAGCTGAAGGAAAGTAGAGAAGATGTCTTGGATCTTGAAGAGGAAGCAAAGAAGGAGCGccagaggagggaggaggtgcAGGAGGAATTGAGAGGTGTTCAGCAGAACATGGAGGTGTTGGAGGAGAGCCTGAGCTCCCTGCGGAGTCAGGTACACAAACAACCCAGGGAGGAGCAGGAGATGCTAAGGAGGTGACATCCattcagggtttcctccagaaaactaGCTAAGTCTGGTGGTCGGGGCGCTGGGCGGTCCGCcatgtttttaagttaaaaaatgataaaagtagATAATGACTAGATAACTACAGCAGAATTACTGAAAAACATTGTAATACTCAACATACAACTTAgtcttaaaaaagacaaacacaaaaaattcaattaaaatacatattttttaggCCCTAAAGTTAAATCACAATTATGTAATCAGCAACTGGATCTTTTACCCTTGAGGCGCCTTTAAATCGACTCCACAGTATTTACCTTTAGGTCCCAAAACTACGAAGGGGCAAAAAACTATTGAAGACATCGCAAATTTTTACAATAAAGATAttcatttaaatgcattaaatttcAGCTTCAAAACTATCCAGAGGTaaaaagttttcatattttttaaggtaAAAAACCCACATTAATATACAATTTAATCTTTTCAACAGCTTAGAACCTATCCACAGatatagtttttttatatatatatattgaactGCCTTGTTCCAGCTATACAGATAAACTTCACTTTTTGTCCAAACAACATATTCTTTGaaggcaaaaatacaaaatctaaaatattttctacaaagAAACACCAAAGCTGCGCCTCCTCACTCAGAGTATTCCATGTATTTACTGACAGCCTCCCCTATAAACCTGAGAAGTCCAGGATTAGCTGCAAGATGTCTTCGTGGAAAGACAGGCCGAATACAGTCAAAGGACTGCTGGTTCTGGCAATTGAGAAGTAGTTTGGATCTTGGAGTCAAGATAGGAGGAGAAAAGTATGGCAGAGCCTCTTCATGTGTGGAAAACCACAGGATTTCCTCATTTCATGATCTACATGGAGATTTCCCATCACCCATTGCCTcctctttttcctcctcctcttcttggCTGCAAGATTGCTCCTTGCCAGGTAGCCATTCCTCTGCCAATCCTTCCTGCCCCTTATATGAATTCCCACTTCTGCTTATTTTCTCCTCAGAAACCCCCTCCTCACTTTCCCCAGACTTCAAGATTGCTGCAACAGTTTCTCCAGAGTTAGTCTTCTACTCATGGCTTTCATCTGGAGAAATTACCAGCTAGACAAGGCTGCAAACTAACCTAACAGAAGATGCACCTACATAAACATGCTACGCTAAACATTAGTCTCTCcctagaaaaagaaaacgtaATCAAAGCCAACTTGGCTTTGATTCTtcaaagtacacacacacacacacacagacaaaatgttttttcaaaactcCTTTATATTATTGCCAATACACCAAAAAGTTGTTGTGGTGTTCACTATTTTTATTGCCATGCATTTTGATTAGTAATAGAACCATGTCACCATTAAAACGTGATGAAGCGTGGTCATTTCAGGAGACCCATCACACTTATGACCAGTTTTCCCTGTATTTAGAAGATAGAAGCCTAGATTACTTTGGTGTTCATGGGAAAGTTATTTCAAAATGCCAGGGTTACCGTCCATTGAACCCATGTAGTTATAATGGGAGAGGATAAAGAGTGGACACGGAACACATATCATCTCTTGTTCTTCAAGCTTTGCAATTAAaagaacaaagacattttaaaaataaaacagtctcATATAGTTTCATATAGTTAATCTTTAATGTGACTGAGATAttgagaataaaagcaaaaactgttaGGCAGGATGTCCCATTTTGGGCAAGCAAGGGGCCCCAAGGGTTAAACAGGCTGTGTATTGCTGGTTATACTCAGTGGTCAGCaaaatacttacattttaaCACAGAACATAGAtctatttatttgttgaaaattataaatctgatttaatgatttcagaacagataaattaaaagatttcaaaTTGCTCAATGTTTAAATTTAGGACTTAAAGGGGTTGGCAAGTTTTCTTTGTAAACGTGTAAATAATCtagatagtttgattgttgtgttactaTAGATACAAACcatgagtttaatctttgtgttttagtttggtttgttgtaaacaataaccaataatcaCTGATTGATTTTGAGCTCGGCAAGTCAAACATGCCAAGTGAAAGAGGTGGTGATTTTCTTAACAGGAAGAAGGGCTCTAAATCATATTCTGCTCAAGGCATCATACAACATGGGACCAGCTTTGGTCACATTTAAACAAGTAataagaaaaaatggaaaatgataaGTATTTATATCCTTAACAAAATTTTCTTAGGGTAAAACATTCATGTATTTCTTgtatcaagttttttttgttaagtaATATATACTGCTGGATGCAGTACTTCGATTTGCTGGCTGAGATTGGTTGTTATTTATCCAAGCCAATGCAGTATTTCCAAGAAATACTCTGAATGAAAAGGCCTGTCTGTGATTGATTGGGGATGTGGTTCATTTACATTACCTTTATGAAGTTGCAGCGCAGACACAGACTCAAGCACTTATTGAGTGAGCATATGAGACATAAATACACATGCCACACGTCATTCTTCGTTGACAAAGATATATGCGCTCATATTCTCACTACACACTTACTGCGaaccttcaaaaacacaactatATTTCCAATTTGTGTTGAGCTTTTATAATTGATATCTACCTTGATGGTAGAGGTGAACCTTCTCTGCAAGATCATTTTTCAAGTCACAAAGGCGACCGACTCGCTAGATGCCAATGGTGGGACAGGTGCGCGCCCCTGGCCTCTGCCATTTTcaatgcatcaactataaaccCATCTTTGTCACCACTGTTACtggtgtattaaaaaaaatatttaaaatgattaaacaaGGGACCCGAAGCCTGGTTGGGAGCAAGCAAAGCCAGgcggcccgccaggcttatgataCTCTGGTTTCTGTTTCAGGTGTGGAATCTGAGCCTAAGCCAGGAACAAGCTCAAAATGAgttgaaggagaaggaggagcagaaCCAGGAGTTGAAGGACGGCCTTAGGGTGGCCATGAAGGAGATGTCACAGCTGGAGGTTCTTCTGAAGGTACAGTGTCTCCTGCTGGACACACACAGGATTACAGTCTAAGGCCATCATGTTTGACCTGTCTGTGAATCCTTAAAAattcttacatttatttacctAAAATGAAGGCCTTTAAATggattaaattcatttttaaaaagtaagttagccttaatattttaatcacgTCTTAAATTATGCCTCAACACTAGTATTTAATTACCGTATAtattctatgtattttttttacttggctAACTGCTAGCTTTTTCCATCTATCatgggtaagtgcaaatttattgatgAAGTTCGTACATTTTATAGAagtacaggtcttaaatttcattcacagtgatcttaaaaaaatcctaaatctGTGTTTGTGAAACCGTGCTTATCTCTTTGACTCCTCGCTTAGGAGAGCCACGCTGAGGGGGAGCTTCTGAAGACCGCCTtggtggagaagaagaaggagatgGACAGAATCAAAGAGGAGAGTCAAAAGTTGGCCAATGAGGAGCTGGATAAGCAAggagagctggaggagctgcgaGCCAGAGTTCAGAGcctgaagaggagaaaaagtgAGATGTTAGAGGAGCTGGACAACgcagagaagaggaggaaggaggctGAGAGGAAGTGGAAGAGTCAAGTGGAGCAGATGGAGAAAGAGCAGGTGGTGAAGCTGAACACTCTCAGTACAGAAATCCAGTTACTGCGGAGGAAACAGCAGGAGGTGGAAACAGAGTGGAGGTCCAGGGTGGAAGGGAAGGAGGTGGAGGTAGAGAAAGCGAGAATGGAGGTGCAAGAGAGTCAAACCGAGCTGAACAAGTGCAAAACCTTAACAGAGGAGCAGAAGAATCAGCTCTACATACTGACTCAGAGCAACAAGCAGCTGGAGGCAGACAGGGACCGGGTCCGAATGGCCCTGGAGCGGACAGAGTCAGCCATGATTGGCTACAGGGACAGAGCGCACCAACAGGAGCAGAACCCCGGGGCAGAACCTCGCTCAGAGGAGGTCAGTGCAGCGTCTGATTGGTTGGGTGAAGGGCAGATGACCTCTGTGGTTACATGCTTACACCTGGCTGTCCTGATTGACCTTGAGAGAAATGTGTGTCCTCAGGGTGACAGACTGTTGATCCTGCAGCGCCAGGTGGCTGAACTGGAGCTGAACCAAAAACGGATGGACAAGAAGAATTCCCGTCTGGAAAGCCAGAAGGACAAGCTGAAGAAAGACAGAAGTGTTCTCAAAGACACGTTGAAACAGGTGTCCACTGTCGTCCACCCTCTCATCTCCATCACTAGCACATTAACTCTGGGCTTTTAATGTCGCACTGGAGCTCTTGGTTTTCCATCCTAGGAATGTATACTGAAATTGAGGCACAAGGGTGCATTTATTCTGGAGTTAATTTAATACATATGGGCTTCAGTTCATATATAAATCCCCCCTAATCATTTTTGAATGTCTTTTAGCATGTTTAATTTTGAcatcacaatttttttcttttttgtttattttttggagaCATTAATTACTGGTGTTGAAATATTTGGCCCCTCCAGGcctaaaatgacttattttacaGGACCTTTAAAGTTGCAGTCAATGATGAGTGAATTTGCATTAATAGTTGTGATCGCAACTTCCTGAAGGGACTGACTGGTGAGCAGCTCACAGCAGATTTGAATGTTGATTCCTGGATTGTTCCTGTAGCTCCTGACCAGTTTCCTGTCATTTGAGGACGGCGGTTCATGTCTGCGATGAGTGGATGGAAACTTCCAACCACagtttcacaaacacaaatactaaaagtcctgctttaatgtgttttgtggtttttgtaaaTTTGGGGGCCTTTTGTCTGTCAGGTGGAGGAGGAACGATCgaggctccagcagcagctttcagTCAGCTCCAGGTCTCAGGCGAGACAGGTGAGTCTGTCTGACCAGGCTTCTCAGGTAAGCAGCTGTGACTCCGCGTGATTAACAGGTGTGTATGTGGTGGTGTGTGTTTAGTCATCTGAGAACACCGTTGACGTAGAGCGCACCGTGAAGGAGCTGGAGGACCAGGTGAGATCACCACAGAAGAAGACTTTTAGTGTCTTGATTGGTCAGGTGGatgctgatgatgtcatcatgtCTGCGCATTCAAGGTGAATCGTCTCCGCGTCTCGCTGGCTGTGGAGCAGGAGCAGAAGGCGGAGTTTATCGAGCAGTCGTCCAGAAATAGCGAATGGCTGCTCTCGATGAGGCAGGGCCTGAACGATTCGCTGGCTGCCGTCTCACGCCGTCCAATCCCAGCAGTCCTGGAGTCTGAGACGCAGCGATTGGACCGCAGCTTGAGGGAGGAGGACCTTAGGTTGTCTCTGAGTCAATCATAGCACACGACCAAAAGACTTTATATCCGAGCAGCTTCGATTTCTGATTGGACAGACTCTGCCTACAGTGAGTCTTTATTTAACGTTGACCaatcagatgagaccaaacGTTACAGCTAACGAACTGTCACCTGAatacttgttgtttttttaaattttattttaaatgttatttattttttgtaagcAGCTAATAAACCAAAGGTTTTATAACTGaggatgtttgtggttttaatttttttgtgttagtAAGTGAATGGATCAAATTCAGGTTTGAACTCAAACCTTCAGCTCATTCAGAAAGTCTGCAGTCCGTTCTTGGTGACCACTGACGGGTCCGGACCGGCTCAATGTTCTGATTCAGTTACtcatactcaaaaaaaaaaagctaagttCAGGATCCCATCATCAGGTTTGTacagctttaattaaatattattctGTTGTCCTAAAACCCAAAACcaatattttgcttttcctAAATTATATCAACAGTTTTGTGCACATCTTTAACTTACATGTGATCATTTATAATATTCTGACCTAATAGTGGGtttcttatttgtgtttttttttgtttttgctttacaATCTGTTTTATCAGCTGACTGTGACCATGGATGACTGAATAATCTCAAACTGCAGCTTCCTCTGCAGCACAGACCCAAACGTTTGATACGAACCTGTTTTTTGTCTGCAGCTGCAAACATCTGTCCCCTTCCCAACAACACggaacatttctgttttgtttccagtttcCTGCATCATGAATCATCCTAGTGAAAAGAGAAGCACCACCTGAGAGCAGAGCCTGACTTCCTGCTTCTCTCTGCTCgcagctgcagctggttcaTGTCTGCTGGTTTAGACACAGAGTCCTACGGAAGAGCGCTGgggccaaaaaacaaaacgaattctgactttttatctcagaattctgattttaaaaagccattCTTAGGTTTATCACGATTATGTTGTTACCACATGAAAATCATCACCTaacagtttatttcttttttatataatttgtgAACCTGCACTTTAACCCCTCTGAAATCCAGGCTCAAATTTGTTTTGGTAGATTTACTAGATTTGGTGtgtaaacaatttaaacaaatttgagtctgagattaaaatcagaatggATCAGAATTTTACATCACTGCAATATGActattacagatttttttaaaggtatatttctgtcaaaaaagatttctgagtttcaaaagtcaaatgttttgaGTTGGAACTCAGAATTTTTGTTACTTTAgtaactcagaaatttccaagtttttgtgctagaaaataacagattaatttcaaacttttagtttttcctagcaaattattgatatttcaaaTTCATAAATGTCCGTgttttctctagaaaatttcttggattaataataaaatctctgagtttttttcttgcaaattttcaccccttggagctcagaaatgtccttgttttttctggaaactttctgagttttttaaCGGAAATTCAgtcctattttttttatatccaaaaTGGTCCTGATATGCAGTCGTGgaattcttattttaaaaagtcagtatTGCTATTATATTTCTCTTTGTGACCCTTTTACAGGTCCGTAGAATTCGGTTCTGGTTCCTCATGTCTTCATTGTGCGTTGATGTGTTTacagtgtgttttctgtgtgttttctgtgtgtgtgtgtgtgtttgtgtcagacAGCACAGTGTTTGTTTATGGAAGGCAGATGTCTCTCTGTCACTCAGCTCGCTGATAATCCTCGTCTATTTTTACCTCTGCCGCCCCTCCTCGCTGTTCCAGCCACGCTTCCCCTCGCACCGCTCCGGTTCCACTTTCAGCCAGAAAGCGTTTGGACCGTCAGCACCGAGCCTCAGGTACCGTGTTCCATGTGTTCTGCGTAGGTTTCAGGCCTTGGACTGTTTAAAGTTTGGGGTTTGTTGCGTTCAGTAGCGGCTCCACCAGCTGTAAGCAGATCTTAGTGATAATTAACTGGAATCTCGGTTTACACGTAATAAATGACACCAGCTGCAGGCCTGTAAAGAAGATCTGTGGGGTTACTGTTGCTAAACAAACATAGGTTAAAGTGAGATTAGgataaatgttgctaaataataatcagtttttattttatgtcgtTAATATTTTCTCAGAAAACCTGATTTTATTGCGTTATTGTTATTAGAGCGGCGACTTCAGATCCAACAGGATGCTGCTTTACTTCCTCTGAGCTCTGTCGCCATGGTAACTGATGCTGGACACCTGGCCAGAGTAGCTCAGTCCAGCTAGCATGTCAACAAACTAGAAAAAGCTTGTCTGAAGATGAAATTCTGATTGTATTTAAGACTAAAACTGAAgattttataactttttgaGATCTTGCAGAAATCCTGTGACTGATCTCGTTCTGTTTGACTTTTACCAGAGGAATATCTGTGCAGATGTGAATGCTAATGGAGCCAAAACAGGTTAAATAGCTTAAAACCTCTCGACCTGACACTGTTTTTCTCCTCTAaattttccacatatttcaTTGCTTCTTCTGTTGGTAAGTGTATAGTGTCTCTCGTTAGCTGTATACTTTCCTCAGATTTTGCTATGTTTGAAAATATTGGaaatcattatttcttttttctgtagcAGCTGGGTTGATTTTGGTCTGTTAGAAAGTTCCATATTCTTTCTGATGTaagatttacttttattttagttggtGTTCCCATAGGTTTGGGATATGATGTGATGCTTATGAAATTTGGAGCTTATTCTGACGTTTTGGTTTGTCAGGTTATTAAAtctgaagataaaacaaaaaagggaatTTATGTCAtcacatttacatgtttttttcccttttataattttgtttgatATATTTAAATGATCTATTTGTGATTTTGCTTGATTCCTGTAAAGTGTTTGAATTCTTAGAAAAAgcattacataaataaaatgtgttattattattaattgagAAAGTCACTAcaattttccacaaaatcagagcaacttttattctttaaaattcttcttgtgtgtttttttctgtaggagttcaaaataaacaacaaccacCAAGAACTGGAGATACTGGGATACTGGTTCTGGTTTAGTCTGACTTCAACTGCAAACTGTAAATATtggagcaaaaacaagaaacgcAGGATGGACATTCGAAGTACAAACTAGCAGGAATccaaggagaaaaagaagaatatttttataCTCGTCAACCAGTAACAGacttttttcagtgtttcctCATGAGGACTGGGGAGACAGAAGAAACTGAAGAGACATGTGGATGTCAGAGACAAgaggacagcagcagcaaagtgtCCTTCACGACTCTGAGCTCCATCGCCATCCAGGCCGGCCGGACCCAGATTGTTGCTTCTGTCCTCCAGGTAACAGAAATGCAGACATTCACGTCCAATTAATGTCCtttaatttatatgtagagACGGATGagttaaaatacaacaaatcaGGGAGAAAAACCTTCATATAATGTTtccaaaatctaaataattggACAAATTACATCTGAGGGTGTGTTACTTATCATTTACTTTCTTAGTTTAGGTTTAATAtgagtttaaagttttaaacataTAAACAGACTGTAAAGTAAcatactttaaattttaaaaaatcagcttttaaaacacaaattcataAACTATGATTATAAACTCCACAGTATTGAGTCATactcaataaataatatttgttgtttgtcagattaaaataacCTTCAACAGTTCTTACatttcattaagcccacatttctgttttaaaaagttattttattattttcagtagctttaagtggaaaataatcataattagTTGACAGGCTTGAAAACAATCTGTGTGTAATTGATCAATATTACATGTTTCTCTTTGTGAATTCGGTTATAAACTGACTGACTATAACTCtagcattaaaatataaaaaagggaagaagaaaaacttgaaGATTCTTGGTGTGTAATGTAAAAGCCATCAAATTAAAcacagttttaattttgatttctaaatattaaaagtgTTGTCCGAAAAGTCACtcaagctttaaaatgtaaaactcattaactgaatgacCATAAGCCTCTTGGTACAAACTATAAGCACGTTTCCTGAAAGCCTCATTtagtttggttatttttataaaattaaactatTAGCTGACAAACCAGTCCACCTTAAATCTGTCAGCTTGCAATGTGTTTTTAGATCCTAGTTAAATAAAGCATCTGGCTGacacagttttaaatgttaaaatctgtTGGCTGTCAGGCTGTGAATttagataattaaaaatatatttgctgaTAGACAATTTTAGAACagagtttagaaaattaaagcaaaacgccttcagttttgctttaaatgaaatgttataaAACCGTTTCTGATGGTTTGTTTAAACATTAAGACATTTTACCTGACAAAGCATTAAA contains the following coding sequences:
- the LOC102220315 gene encoding trichohyalin-like isoform X3 produces the protein MESKLLNGWQQQKVELEVEVCRLQEDLAESRAEKEELESRSKALTDRLCQTLNPSMSLLDEEQRRWKTKLKEGREREARQALLIHRLQNKVIEYRERCHRVDQQLQENHSRVLLSEQRIRDEHSQSLENALISLEEEQQRSTSLAETNALLRHQLSQSEQTNQELAEDLKKLTADWTRAVQEAQQNEADCQKEKECRLGHMGQQQARLLSLWKSVLDLRRHCHTLRTAADRDLWQLRAEFSRLSSSLLCSCDSVCSSLRLSSPQIKPASSDLPPPSYSSPPLSSTLIHPPPDVSGSALCPHSPSPLGIFTLGEEEEEEEEEEKPLELKLQHEVEVFQLEQRIEELSRSLQMADRAREASEADVERLRESDRTLQSVGQAVIRMFQSLSRISNQTPSVSTDSVLSLDMSSLLSVLSQTESMLQCKHEELQGAELNLRRFSEEQTSLQLRLKQLEEEKEQLDVKTGNMQQELIHTLDSLSREKDASASLRLQVEELRMREEEVKREIDRLKRERDRMEERTRQLETERYKRVEAELLENVQLSERETQQRIEIHSLKVMLDREQLDRQRAEEEGADAREALQKCRESLLHLSSSETLLKREVQEARDALEKVSALNSSLATDKRDLNMQLLKLETELSDRQSQLQTLRSEVSVLQRDIKSLRSECSLLRVQSETHADVIHQLKERRSHLERNVEEKEKELASLEEEKKTTDQQLDELSSQHTLVREVLNEVQEQLWKTEEQLNQTERQKEELQRESKKLQEEQEVQRRYKEQLEEELQELRSVSVNLHLQLRLQQQQHSQSEVDRCQQNTHICTLQQAKVILQGEIECLRGELQREMARREDEREKREKMLEEKKELKVEMERLTEEVKELQTRRTEEDAKWKKEKELWQREREVLNKELGMRDGEVEALRRRTEGLMEEVEERQREVEKLRVEVAKGETEISFTMERLQRVEAEKENLEEQAKRKEVNLEEKEVKRREEENQRDLETEALCERIEKLETEKKTMEEELCQLRSEEEERRRERVVADEEISRLRKEISFLQEDERRQREKQQKELEEQLKEKVGEVELLKVRLNVAQEEYEEMKEEVERRERGLERQISAVRDREEEVEELKESLRLTEEQKEEVERERQAVCHKLKQKEAREEQLEALLTDTQALLEKEKQERGEKEKTITSLGKELQEAQAEREGANKRVREKEEVCEQLQEEVRMWEQTGEHSDKEVKKLHKINKELQKTVQKLTVMLEEREEELKEKGNMRVKEEKKLNKVMKERQEEVQQLKAALEEKEEEVREWKEKADLSGKEEKKLTKIVKERAEEVKQLRATLEEVKELKESLRQTEKQKEEEERERQAVCHKLKQKEVQEEQLGALLKETQALLEKEKGEKEKMISSHSKELKEAQAKKEGANEKVREKEKACERLQEELRRWQQTAEQSDKEVKKLQKAIKELQEVVQKLTVTLEEREEEWKEKAEVSAMDERMLHRVIKEQQEEVQQMKAALEEKDEEVWNLSLSQEQAQNELKEKEEQNQELKDGLRVAMKEMSQLEVLLKESHAEGELLKTALVEKKKEMDRIKEESQKLANEELDKQGELEELRARVQSLKRRKSEMLEELDNAEKRRKEAERKWKSQVEQMEKEQVVKLNTLSTEIQLLRRKQQEVETEWRSRVEGKEVEVEKARMEVQESQTELNKCKTLTEEQKNQLYILTQSNKQLEADRDRVRMALERTESAMIGYRDRAHQQEQNPGAEPRSEEGDRLLILQRQVAELELNQKRMDKKNSRLESQKDKLKKDRSVLKDTLKQVEEERSRLQQQLSVSSRSQARQSSENTVDVERTVKELEDQVNRLRVSLAVEQEQKAEFIEQSSRNSEWLLSMRQGLNDSLAAVSRRPIPAVLESETQRLDRSLREEDLRLSLSQS